From a single Pseudomonas serboccidentalis genomic region:
- the pncB gene encoding nicotinate phosphoribosyltransferase: MSESVFADRIVQNLLDTDFYKLTMMQAVLHNYPNVEVEWEFRCRNSEDLRPYLAEIRYQIERLAELSLSADQLSFLERISFLKPDFLRFLGLFRFNLRYLHTGIENGELFIRLRGPWLHVILYEVPLLAIVSEVRNRYRYREVELVQAREQLYRKFDWLSANASADELAQLQVADFGTRRRFSYRVQEEVVNVLKHDFPGRFVGTSNVHLSRELDMKPLGTMAHEWIMAHQQLGPRLIDSQIAALDCWVREYRGLLGIALTDCITTDAFLGDFDLFFAKLFDGLRHDSGDPVQWGEKCIAHYHKLGIDPMSKTLVFSDSLTLPKSLEIFRALHDRINVSFGIGTNLTCDIPGVEPMSIVLKMTACNGQPVAKISDEPGKTHCKDPNFVAYLRHVFQVPAVSSLSSKE, encoded by the coding sequence ATGAGCGAGAGTGTGTTTGCCGATCGCATCGTGCAGAACCTGCTCGACACCGACTTCTACAAACTGACGATGATGCAGGCGGTGCTGCACAACTACCCCAACGTCGAAGTCGAATGGGAGTTCCGTTGCCGTAACAGCGAGGATCTGCGCCCGTATCTGGCCGAGATTCGCTATCAGATCGAGCGTCTGGCCGAACTGAGCCTGAGCGCCGACCAGTTGAGTTTTCTGGAGCGCATCAGCTTCCTCAAACCGGATTTCCTGCGTTTTCTCGGACTGTTCCGCTTCAACCTGCGCTATCTGCACACCGGGATCGAGAACGGCGAGCTGTTCATCCGTCTGCGCGGCCCGTGGTTGCATGTGATTCTGTATGAAGTGCCGCTGCTGGCGATCGTCAGCGAAGTGCGCAACCGCTATCGCTACCGGGAAGTCGAGCTGGTACAGGCGCGTGAACAGCTGTATCGCAAGTTCGATTGGTTGAGCGCCAATGCCTCGGCCGACGAACTGGCGCAATTGCAGGTCGCCGACTTCGGTACCCGCCGGCGCTTTTCGTACCGCGTACAGGAAGAAGTGGTGAACGTACTCAAGCACGATTTCCCCGGACGTTTCGTCGGCACCAGCAACGTGCACCTGTCCCGCGAGCTGGACATGAAACCGCTGGGCACCATGGCCCATGAATGGATCATGGCTCATCAGCAACTCGGCCCACGGCTGATCGACAGTCAGATCGCCGCCCTCGACTGCTGGGTGCGTGAATACCGTGGCTTGCTGGGGATCGCCCTCACCGACTGCATCACCACCGACGCCTTCCTCGGCGACTTCGACCTGTTCTTCGCCAAGCTCTTCGATGGTCTGCGCCACGATTCCGGGGATCCGGTGCAGTGGGGCGAAAAATGCATCGCCCACTACCACAAGCTTGGCATCGACCCGATGAGCAAGACTTTGGTGTTCTCCGACAGCCTGACCCTGCCCAAATCGCTGGAGATCTTCCGTGCGCTGCACGATCGGATCAACGTGAGCTTTGGCATCGGCACCAACCTGACCTGTGACATTCCGGGTGTCGAACCGATGAGCATCGTGCTTAAAATGACCGCCTGCAACGGCCAGCCGGTGGCGAAGATCTCCGACGAGCCAGGCAAGACTCACTGTAAAGACCCGAATTTCGTCGCCTATTTGCGACACGTTTTCCAGGTTCCTGCCGTTTCCAGCCTATCTAGCAAGGAGTGA
- a CDS encoding LysR family transcriptional regulator has product MLNKRHLPSITALQCFEAVTRHLSFTRAAEELNLTQSAVSKQVAQLEELLQHLLFRRVRRRLQMTPAGDLYLVEVRKILTQVEMSTHYLRSYGGETEVLRVSTPSTFGARWLVPRLKGWRLRHPSIHLDLCNEQEADDLLQGRSDLAFYFGQGSRPGTECLKLFGEELVPVCAPGSLPDQPFTDPTQLTDLVLLQNASRPQAWHDWFDSQGYHTEHSYHGPRFETFYMCIRAAQVGCGVALLPRFLVEEELADGKLVIPWQHAMPSSDAYYLAYPEHAAEVPKVRDFVKWMLEQIDSPDDD; this is encoded by the coding sequence ATGCTGAATAAACGCCACCTGCCATCGATTACCGCATTGCAGTGCTTCGAAGCTGTGACCCGACACTTGAGTTTTACCCGCGCCGCCGAGGAACTGAACCTGACCCAGAGCGCTGTCAGCAAGCAAGTGGCGCAGCTTGAGGAATTGTTACAGCACTTGTTGTTCCGCCGGGTGCGGCGTCGCTTGCAGATGACCCCGGCCGGGGATTTGTACCTGGTGGAAGTCCGAAAAATCCTCACCCAAGTGGAAATGTCGACGCATTACCTGCGTTCCTACGGCGGCGAAACCGAAGTCCTGCGCGTCTCCACGCCCTCGACCTTCGGCGCCCGCTGGCTGGTACCGCGCCTGAAAGGCTGGCGTCTGCGCCATCCGTCGATCCATCTGGACCTGTGCAACGAGCAGGAAGCCGACGATTTGCTGCAGGGGCGCAGCGATCTGGCGTTCTATTTCGGCCAGGGTTCACGCCCCGGCACCGAATGCCTGAAGCTGTTCGGCGAAGAGCTGGTGCCGGTCTGCGCGCCGGGCAGCCTGCCGGATCAGCCATTCACTGATCCGACGCAACTGACCGACTTGGTGCTGCTGCAAAACGCCTCACGCCCGCAGGCCTGGCACGACTGGTTCGACAGTCAGGGCTACCACACCGAACACAGCTACCACGGGCCGCGTTTCGAAACCTTTTATATGTGCATCCGCGCCGCCCAGGTCGGCTGTGGTGTGGCGCTGCTGCCGCGGTTTCTGGTGGAAGAGGAGTTGGCCGACGGCAAACTGGTCATTCCCTGGCAGCATGCAATGCCCAGTTCCGACGCCTATTACCTGGCCTACCCGGAGCATGCGGCGGAAGTGCCCAAGGTGCGGGATTTTGTGAAGTGGATGCTGGAGCAGATTGATAGTCCAGACGACGACTGA